One Fusarium musae strain F31 chromosome 6, whole genome shotgun sequence DNA segment encodes these proteins:
- a CDS encoding hypothetical protein (EggNog:ENOG41): MNWDTPPITNPDWDGVGDSQMNDAWDAVRYNYEDVEQPGLIREVKDAFAKFDNHGRFVKWLDEMPYGEVLKDIREIKRVRGKYAVVCGRFPTKDSTWEVRTIWINNPVLQAILFDVFKGHPDVTGGKDILEFKAPFVPLIHRWEQLCKLAHDNAGSEKQELMKLFVDMLKEELQDTLSRVKRIKETGCASWEDLEFVFKPGQLFFRSEDPIAAGISHTYKEGFLSVYQIAWTGSEYSTCSSIFVVPVFHGTRPLSDLIVRPIWACPENDVNSLKAALIRRGRKYEDLRGIHFRFHQSPTQPGKPQPREEPPSDCHETEGRVIVDTDEHNDGWGQCVGSRHYLNIHDAMKADSDDSKPSTPDDHQESQEASDPKGEERDGSGRLTDEEAMLTVSTVNCFSIERKVWCYSEIDHLTDIEWNTQAINNLVIDEAEKRLLVGFVGATKNGQLQHFDDFVHGKGKGLVMLLCGPPGTGKTFTAESVSENLKRPLYRIDSSDLGMDTSKLEGNLKTALDRCSRWDAILLLDEADVFLEKRTSSNLKQNEMTTIFLRLLEYYKGLMILTTNRYPAIDPAFESRIDLSFVFQDLEPASRGKIWYNFLVRENKELAEDSNAIAKLASMPLNGRQIKSAVKTARILAASENLPLAVDHLQTVVFMRMKSLKMLE; the protein is encoded by the exons ATGAACTGGGACACTCCGCCTATCACGAACCCGGACTGGGACGGTGTCGGCGACTCTCAAATGAACGACGCTTGGGATGCCGTTCGATATAACTATGAAGATG TCGAGCAACCCGGGTTGATTCGTGAAGTCAAGGATGCCTTTGCCAAATTCGACAACCATGGCCGGTTCGTCAAATGGCTTGACGAGATGCCCTATGGTGAGGTGCTGAAGGATATTCGTGAAATAAAGCGAGTTCGGGGTAAATATGCTGTTGTCTGTGGCCGTTTCCCAACCAAGGACAGTACTTGGGAGGTCCGAACCATCTGGATCAACAACCCCGTCCTTCAAGCAATTCTCTTCGACGTCTTCAAAGGCCATCCTGATGTGACCGGCGGCAAAGACATCCTTGAATTCAAAGCGCCATTTGTTCCTCTCATTCATCGCTGGGAGCAGCTATGCAAGCTGGCACACGACAACGCCGGTTCTGAGAAGCAGGAGCTCATGAAACTCTTTGTCGATATGCTCAAGGAGGAGCTGCAAGACACTCTCAGTCGAGTCAAGAGAATCAAGGAGACTGGGTGCGCTTCTTGGGAAGACCTTGAGTTTGTCTTCAAGCCTGGCCAGCTCTTCTTCCGCTCAGAAGACCCGATAGCTGCAGGAATTTCCCACACATATAAGGAAGGTTTTCTTTCAGTGTACCAGATTGCTTGGACTGGTTCAGAATATTCTACGTGCAGTTCCATATTCGTGGTCCCTGTCTTCCACGGTACCCGGCCGCTCTCTGATCTCATCGTCAGGCCGATCTGGGCATGCCCCGAGAATGATGTCAATTCTCTAAAGGCTGCCCTCATCAGACGTGGACGTAAGTATGAAGACCTACGAGGCATACATTTCCGCTTTCATCAAAGCCCGACCCAGCCGGGTAAACCTCAGCCACGCGAAGAACCTCCTTCAGATTGCCATGAA ACAGAGGGGCGAGTTATCGTTGATACAGACGAGCATAATGATGGCTGGGGTCAGTGTGTAGGATCCCGGCACTACCTAAATATCCACGACGCCATGAAGGCGGATAGTGACGACTCCAAGCCCTCTACGCCTGATGATCACCAAGAATCTCAGGAAGCCAGCGATCCGAAGGGCGAAGAAAGAGATGGCTCTGGCCGCCTTACGGATGAGGAAGCCATGTTAACTGTCTCAACTGTAAACTGCTTCTCGATCGAACGAAAGGTGTGGT GCTATTCCGAGATCGACCATCTCACCGACATTGAATGGAACACTcaggccatcaacaacctcgtcATCGATGAAGCAGAGAAGAGACTCTTGGTGGGGTTTGTTGGCGCAACAAAGAACGGACAGTTGCAGCATTTCGACGACTTTGTCCATGGAAAGG GAAAGGGTCTTGTCATGCTCTTGTGTGGCCCCCCCGGTACGGGAAAGACATTCACTGCAGAATCTG TCTCCGAGAATCTGAAGCGTCCCCTCTACCGCATTGATAGTTCGGATCTTGGAATGGATACCTCCAAATTGGAGGGCAATCTCAAGACTGCTCTTGATCGCTGTTCCCGCTGGGATGCCATTCTCTTACTTGATGAGGCCGACGTATTCCTTGAAAAGCGCACCAGCAGTAACCTCAAGCAGAACGAGATGACCACCA TTTTCCTTCGCCTCCTGGAATACTACAAGGGTCTCATGATTCTAACCACCAACCGCTACCCTGCCATCGACCCCGCGTTCGAGTCACGCATCGACCTTTCGTTCGTCTTCCAGGATCTTGAGCCTGCCTCACGAGGCAAGATCTGGTACAACTTCCTCGTCAGAGAGAACAAGGAGCTGGCTGAGGACAGTAACGCGATTGCGAAACTGGCCAGCATGCCTCTGAATGGCCGGCAGATCAAGAGTGCCGTCAAAACTGCTCGAATCCTGGCTGCCAGCGAGAACTTGCCTCTTGCAGTTGATCATTTGCAGACGGTTGTTTTCATGCGAATGAAGTCATTGAAGATGCTAGAGTAG
- the CSM1 gene encoding csm1-like protein (EggNog:ENOG41~BUSCO:EOG09264KTU), giving the protein MSTTKKRQAEDTPTQPKPKKSKKRKANAPDDELLDTELGLNTLFTKMDNQLLADHLAQKLGRFGTDLSAVEISDMTVSANAIQDTTSWQESRTLDKFPDFLEKVAEDPEGLKKAPKKKGSPHTLIVAGAGLRAADIVRSVRKFQSKENSVAKLFAKHMKVEEQVKFLQNHRTGICVGTPARLMDLIDNGALSLDNLKRLVVDASHIDQKKRGVMDMKDTMMPLARFLSRKEFKDRYGDEKKPLALLFY; this is encoded by the exons ATGTCGACAACTAAAAAACGTCAAGCGGAGGATACCCCTAcccagccaaagccaaagaaaagcaaaaagagaaaggcGAATGCACCAGATGATGAACTTCTCGACACTGAGCTTGGTCTCAACACGCTCTTCACCAAGATGGACAACCAACTCTTGGCTGATCATCTTGCCCAGAAATTGGGACGCTTCGGCACTGACTTGAGCGCTGTTGAGATTTCTGATATGACTGTATCAG CCAACGCGATTCAAGATACCACCTCATGGCAAGAATCAAGAACATTGGATAAGTTTCCCGACTTCCTGGAGAAGGTGGCAGAGGACCCCGAGGGTTTGAAGAAGGCGCCTAAGAAGAAGGGATCGCCTCATACCCTCATTGTTGCAGGAGCAGGTTTGAGAGCTGCAGACATTGTCAG GTCGGTGCGCAAGTTTCAAAGTAAAGAGAATTCAGTCGCGAAATTG TTCGCCAAGCATATGAAAGTTGAGGAGCAGGTCAAGTTCCTCCAGAACCACAGAACTGGCATCTGTGTCGGTACACCTGCCCGACTTATGGATCTCATCGACAACG GCGCACTCTCCTTGGATAACCTGAAGCGGCTGGTCGTTGATGCTTCACATATCgaccagaagaagcgagGTGTGATGGACATGAAGGATACGATGATGCCTCTAGCTcgcttcttgtcaagaaaAGAGTTCAAGGATCGATACGgtgacgagaagaagccgtTGGCTTTGTTATTCTATTAG
- a CDS encoding hypothetical protein (EggNog:ENOG41~BUSCO:EOG09262BCZ): protein MAKMNEDLLRRPLYLYDLPAEVLDTLVLKSDTDAEAEAIAAAESTKTPSESASSPDTNLVGTQACSLCGLTFTTVIDQRGHLKSDFHHYNLKQKLRGQKPVSETEFEKLVGKLDESLSGSDSDESEEDEEDGRQDSTLTALLKKQGRLADKANDSTGDDDDETAGKPGRGKPPLVWFSSPLLPEKTYFGMYRAILTGEEQRNQDLVEVLKKKQVEPISMPKIPKEGALPEVAYKGPHIFLCMIGGGHFAAMVVSLAPRPNKNGTSMNREATVLAHKTFHRYTTRRKQGGSQSANDNAKGAAHSAGSSLRRYNEQALVEDVRTLLQDWKALIDTSELLFIRATGMTNRRTLFGPYEGQVLKHNDTRLRGFPFSTRRATQNELMRSFIELTRLKVREIEPVQEQKKDSGSATPIKTSTKPSKPKLTEEEETALLHTSQLQAFVRRSKVPALLSYLKNNNISADFEFQPVEQNHHAPRPLHLAAAQNAAPLVLGLLVRGGADPTIKNNDGKTPFELAGERSTRDAFRVARSELGESKWSWDDAKVPPAMTKAEADKRDEREKKEASDKEAERRRAEEERLQVEGPKVSEGRKQKGNALAAGLKKTPQERREAEERGLTPEMRMRLERERRARAAEERLRKMQGGG from the exons ATGGCTAAGATGAACGAGGATCTTCTTCGGCGGCCCTTGTACC TCTATGACCTGCCTGCCGAAGTTTTGGACACTTTGGTGCTCAAATCTGATACAGACGCCGAAGCCGAAGCTATCGCTGCCGCCGAATCCACGAAAACACCTTCCGAGAGCGCGTCGTCGCCAGATACAAATCTTGTCGGGACACAAGCGTGCTCTTTGTGTGGCCTCACATTCACAACAGTGATCGACCAGCGGGGACATCTCAAGTCTGATTTTCACCATTACAATCTCAAGCAAAAACTGCGAGGTCAAAAGCCCGTGTCAGAGACAGAATTCGAGAAGCTCGTTGGCAAACTAGACGAATCATTATCAGGTTCTGATTCAGACGagtcagaagaagacgaggaagatggcCGACAAGATTCAACACTGACTgcgctgctgaagaagcagggcAGATTAGCTGATAAGGCGAATGATTCAACaggagatgatgacgatgaaacgGCAGGAAAGCCAGGTCGCGGTAAACCACCCCTGGTATGGTTTAGCTCTCCGCTGCTTCCAGAGAAGACCTACTTTGGCATGTACCGCGCAATCTTGACGGGcgaagaacaaagaaatcAGGATCTGGTggaggtgttgaagaagaaacaggtCGAGCCAATATCCATGCCCAAGATACCTAAGGAGGGCGCTTTACCAGAGGTCGCGTATAAGGGTCCTCATATCTTTCTCTGTATGATTGGAGGTGGCCACTTTGCGGCCATGGTTGTATCTCTCGCCCCACGGCCCAACAAGAACGGCACCAGCATGAATCGAGAAGCGACAGTGCTTGCTCACAAGACCTTCCATCGATACACAACCCGACGAAAGCAGGGTGGTTCTCAATCGGCCAACGATAACGCGAAAGGTGCTGCGCATTCGGCTGGTTCAAGTTTGCGACGATATAACGAACAGGCTTTGGTAGAGGATGTGAGAACCCTTCTTCAAGACTGGAAGGCTCTCATCGACACTTCAGAGTTACTGTTCATCCGAGCAACAGGTATGACAAACCGAAGAACGCTTTTTGGTCCCTACGAGGGGCAGGTGTTGAAGCATAATGATACTCGGCTGCGGGGCTTTCCATTCAGCACACGGCGAGCGACGCAGAATGAACTTATGCGATCCTTCATCGAGTTGACGCGACTAAAAGTCCGTGAGATCGAGCCTGTGCAGGAACAGAAGAAAGACTCTGGGTCAGCGACTCCGATAAAGACAAGTACAAAGCCTTCAAAACCGAAGTtgacagaagaggaagagactgCTTTACTCCACACCTCTCAACTTCAAGCGTTTGTACGAAGGTCAAAGGTCCCTGCGCTACTCTCATacctcaagaacaacaacataTCAGCCGACTTTGAGTTTCAGCCTGTGGAGCAAAACCATCACGCACCACGACCACTCCATCTCGCCGCTGCTCAAAACGCTGCACCATTAGTACTTGGCCTTCTCGTTCGCGGTGGAGCAGATCCTACAATAAAGAACAACGATGGAAAGACGCCCTTCGAATTGGCAGGTGAGCGCTCGACGCGTGATGCGTTCCGGGTCGCTCGCTCCGAGCTCGGAGAGTCCAAGTGGTCGTGGGATGATGCAAAGGTACCGCCAGCCATGAccaaggctgaagctgataAGCGTgacgagagagaaaagaaggaagccaGTGACAAGGAGGCTGAGCGTCGGCGCGCTGAGGAGGAGCGATTACAGGTTGAAGGGCCAAAGGTTTCAGAAGGACGAAAACAGAAGGGAAATGCTCTGGCGGCGGGGCTGAAGAAGACACCacaggagaggagagaggcGGAAGAGAGAGGGTTAACACctgagatgaggatgagattggAGCGTGAGAGGAGAGCACGAGCTGCGGAGGAGAGATTACGGAAGATGCAAGGAGGCGGATAA
- a CDS encoding hypothetical protein (EggNog:ENOG41), protein MPLVSRSDSASFGFENRFSLSVDCKAGSDGVLTLSLPESTVSAHQSIPGGGFPTSPGAGNGNSNAGLGPPGGAPGPSNGPLPGNTAGSGNGQGSPSGGTGPGGGGGNGGTEPSDPNADCEENNSNNGPSQSGNNDGQYTPDPAPVPASPPANINPQTDGQSNGPPAPEPDAAIGNSSSDDPNQGNTGQPQAQPAPAPSNPAGGDGAPNKDGTGGPGEDCDENAPGNNAAPAPPNTGGSVGCSIDINNPACANQNQLPPGPPAPQPPAPQPPAPQIPAPAPGSPAPQGPPPGPAPAPAPAPSGDKPPCIAEDGIPDCPASHQPPNGDGSGGNACSDPNSNTGCGSFEPSSPQPPPQTAPPAVPNSCTGDENSPCHDGGDSGSDTGSRSIPANRPSPNSPGAPPPHVVPAPDAPPFQPNTNGNPDDEASCAGMPGPCPANGGPGTPAPANPPSPASPPSTPPEGQVPNGSQDNDGTGQESPGKGSGNGDGVKGSSDLGPQAPEITAPPSQPALPAPAVPAQLPGPPAQPGPPQPTGRNGVGGAHEGPQVITVIIPTQVESTATKVMTV, encoded by the coding sequence ATGCCTCTCGTTTCACGCTCTGATTCGGCCAGCTTTGGGTTCGAAAACCGTTTTAGCCTCTCTGTCGACTGTAAAGCCGGATCTGATGGTGTTCTTACATTGTCTCTCCCCGAATCCACCGTTTCAGCTCATCAATCTATTCCTGGTGGTGGTTTCCCAACCTCACCAGGAGCTGGGAATGGCAACTCCAATGCCGGACTAGGTCCACCAGGTGGTGCCCCAGGCCCGAGCAATGGTCCCTTACCAGGAAACACAGCAGGCTCAGGGAACGGTCAAGGCAGTCCTTCAGGAGGTACAGGTCccggaggaggtggtggcaaTGGTGGAACTGAACCGTCAGACCCCAACGCGGATTGTGAAGAAAACAATTCCAATAACGGCCCTTCACAATCTGGCAACAATGATGGCCAATACACGCCTGACCCGGCTCCGGTTCCTGCCAGCCCTCCTGCCAACATCAATCCCCAGACAGATGGCCAGTCCAACGGCCCTCCTGCGCCAGAACCAGATGCTGCTATTGGTAACAGTTCGTCTGACGATCCCAATCAGGGCAACACAGGACAACCACAGGCACAGCCCGCTCCTGCTCCTTCAAACCCGGCTGGAGGTGACGGGGCGCCAAATAAAGATGGAACTGGCGGACCGGGAGAGGATTGCGATGAGAACGCTCCTGGAAACAATGCTGCTCCAGCCCCTCCAAATACTGGCGGTTCAGTTGGCTGCTCTATTGATATTAACAATCCAGCATGCGCCAACCAGAATCAACTTCCTCCTGGGCCTCCAGCACCACAACCTCCAGCACCCCAACCTCCTGCACCTCAAATACCAGCGCCAGCGCCGGGTTCTCCCGCTCCTCAAGGACCCCCTCCTGGccctgctcctgctcctgctcctgctccttctgGAGATAAACCTCCTTGTATTGCGGAAGACGGCATACCAGACTGCCCTGCCTCTCATCAGCCCCCAAATGGCGATGGGAGTGGTGGAAATGCGTGCTCGGACCCCAACTCAAACACTGGCTGTGGCTCTTTTGAGCCTTCCTCACCTCAGCCGCCCCCTCAGACAGCACCCCCTGCTGTTCCAAATAGTTGCACCGGGGACGAAAATTCACCTTGTCACGATGGAGGTGACAGCGGATCTGATACAGGATCTAGAAGTATACCTGCGAACCGTCCGTCGCCCAATAGCCCTGGCGCACCTCCTCCCCATGTAGTGCCTGCACCTGATGCCCCCCCTTTTCAACCAAACACAAATGGTAATCCTGACGACGAGGCCTCTTGTGCTGGAATGCCTGGCCCTTGTCCCGCAAACGGTGGCCCAGGAACCCCAGCGCCAGCCAatcctccatctcctgcATCTCCGCCTTCAACTCCTCCAGAAGGTCAGGTCCCTAACGGTTCCCAAGATAATGATGGTACTGGACAGGAGAGCCCCGGTAAAGGAAGTGGCAATGGTGATGGCGTCAAAGGGAGCAGTGATCTCGGACCCCAAGCACCAGAAATCACAGCACCACCTTCGCAACCCGCTCTGCCTGCACCAGCAGTTCCAGCCCAGCTTCCAGGACCTCCTGCCCAACCAGGACCCCCTCAACCTACTGGTCGCAACGGTGTTGGCGGCGCTCACGAGGGACCTCAAGTCATCACAGTAATTATACCAACGCAAGTAGAGAGCACAGCAACAAAGGTCATGACAGTCTAG
- a CDS encoding hypothetical protein (EggNog:ENOG41): MSAVNRTLRTASKQLRFQSPRGLRVAAPLVARSAFGAARSSLPASHGAAFSTSAARRSGAPNMSSADREYDPEIKDIADYVANKTIDSELAFDTARWILLDTLGCGLEGLRFKECSKLLGPIVPGTVVPNGPKVPGTPFQLDPVNAAFNIGAMIRWLDFNDCWLAAEWGHPSDNLGAILAVADWINRTNKAGGNLAGGKTFVVKDVLEAMIKAHEIQGCLALLNSYNKVGLDHVVLVKVASTAVVSKMLGLNEKQIADAVTQAWVDGQSLRTYRHTPNTMSRKSWAAGDACQRAVNLALKVLKGEQGVPTVLSAPVWGFYDVLFKGQKFEFQRPYGSYVMENVLFKVSYPAEFHSQTAVEASEKIHHLLKSQGKSAADIKSITCRTHEACIRIIDKQFKPMDNFADRDHCIQYMCATMLVFGRLEATDYVDGGEAATSPLVESLRQKIKCVEDPQYTKDYHDPKLRTISNALTVELNDGTVLDEVAVEAPLGHRLRREEAKPVILEKYKRHLGPHYPEARVKELVELNLDAKKLESTPVDEYVDLYTVESSKFVQ, from the exons ATGTCTGCCGTTAACCGGACCCTCCGAACGGCCTCCAAGCAGCTGCGCTTCCAGTCTCCCCGGGGTCTTCGTGTCGCCGCCCCTCTCGTGGCCCGCTCGGCGTTCGGCGCCGctcgctcttctcttcccgcTTCTCACGGCGCCGCCTTTTCAACTTCTGCTGCCAGACGATCAGGAGCTCCCAACATGTCTTCCGCCGACCGTGAATACGATCCTGAGATCAAGGACATTGCTGACTATGTCGCCAACAAGACCATTGACTCTGAGCTTGCT TTCGACACTGCTCGATGGATCCTTCTCGACACCCTCGGTTGCGGTCTCGAGGGTTTGAGGTTCAAGGAGTGCTCTAAGCTCCTTGGACCCATTGTCCCTGGCACTGTTGTCCCTAACGGCCCCAAGGTCCCTGGCACTCCCTTCCAGCTTGACCCCGTCAACGCCGCTTTCAACATTGGTGCCATGATCCGATGGCTCGACTTCAACGACTGCTGGCTCGCTGCTGAGTGGGGTCACCCCTCTGATAACTTGGGTGCTATCCTCGCTGTTGCTGACTGGATCAACCGTACCAACAAGGCTGGTGGTAACCTCGCTGGCGGCAAGACCTTTGTTGTCAAGGATGTCCTCGAGGCCATGATCAAGGCCCATGAGATCCAGGGTTGCTTGGCTCTCCTCAACTCCTACAACAAGGTCGGTCTCGACCACGTTGTTCTTGTCAAGGTCGCCTCTACCGCCGTTGTCTCCAAGATGCTCGGCCTCAACGAGAAGCAGATTGCCGATGCTGTCACCCAGGCTTGGGTTGATGGCCAGTCTCTGCGAACCTACCGCCACACCCCCAACACCATGTCCCGAAAGTCCTGGGCTGCCGGTGACGCTTGCCAGCGTGCCGTTAACCTGGCTCTCAAGGTTCTGAAGGGTGAGCAGGGCGTTCCTACTGTCCTGTCCGCTCCCGTCTGGGGTTTCTATGATGTCCTCTTCAAGGGCCAGAAGTTCGAGTTCCAGCGCCCCTATGGTAGCTATGTCATGGAGAACGTCCTCTTCAAGGTTTCTTACCCTG CTGAGTTCCACTCTCAGACCGCCGTCGAGGCCTCTGAGAAgatccaccacctcctcaagTCTCAGGGCAAGTCTGCCGCCGACATCAAGTCTATCACTTGCCGAACCCACGAGGCTTGCATCCGCATCATTGACAAGCAGTTCAAGCCCATGGACAACTTTGCCGACCGTGACCACTGCATCCAGTACATGTGCGCCACCATGCTCGTCTTCGGCCGTCTTGAGGCCACTGACTACGTCGACGGTGGTGAGGCTGCCACCTCTCCTCTGGTCGAGTCTCTCCGCCAGAAGATCAAGTGTGTTGAGGATCCTCAGTACACCAAGGACTACCATGACCCCAAGCTCCGAACCATTTCCAACGCTCTCACTGTCGAGCTCAACGACGGCACTGTCCTTGATGAGGTCGCTGTTGAGGCTCCTCTTGGCCACCGTCTCCGCCGCGAGGAGGCCAAGCCCGTCATTCTCGAGAAGTACAAGCGCCACCTTGGCCCTCACTACCCCGAAGCCCGCGTTAAGGAGCTTGTGGAGCTCAACTTGgacgccaagaagcttgagtctACCCCTGTTGATGAGTATGTTGATCTATACACTGTTGAGAGCAGCAAGTTTGTGCAATAA
- a CDS encoding hypothetical protein (EggNog:ENOG41) — protein MDFVKNLAGGNNNANNNTEGQQAPPEAGGSFMDKVNGMAGGGAQGEKDEDGLDKAVDFVQEKFLGGGDQSNESAAEQAKDEAISDAIRDQYKSATGSEFPISDKDKKYGA, from the exons atggattTCGTCAAGAACCTCGCTGGTGGCAACAAcaacgccaacaacaacaccgaAGGCCAGCAAGCTCCTCCCGAGGCCGGCGGTAGCTTCATGGACAAGGTTAACGGAATGGCTGGCGGTGGCGCGCAGGGCgagaaggacgaggatggtCTTGACAAGG CCGTCGACTTTGTGCAGGAAAAGTTCCTCGGCGGAGGTGACCAGAGCAACGAGAGCGCCGCTGAACAGGCCAAGGACGAGGCTATTTCCGATGCCATTCGCGACCAGTACAAGAGCGCCACAGGCAGCGAATTCCCCATCTccgacaaggacaagaaatATGGAGCTTAA